The genomic stretch AACGTATTTCACCAAACTGTAGCCTTTTGGCCTCCTTGTATCACTTCCTCAAAATGCCAGAAAACTTCTCATAAATCTCTATATgaagttgtgagtgagtgaaactttCTGgagtagactctggacccaccgtgagcCTGTTCATGTTGTAGTGCTTACCGAGTTTGGCTGAATTAAGGTGTGAGGAATGTATACTACGTATAATGAAGCTTAGAGTATCAGGTTACCTTCTATCTGACTGAATCTTCATCTAAAATTAGTTTAACTTTATAGAAAACAGTTATAacttaaataatttatataaattttCAGTGACACAGAATAAAATGTAgccttttgtgttttaaaacctAAAAGGGCTCTAAAGCTGTAGGtgaaactatttttaaaaattatataacaacaatataaaatacataacatatatgaaaaccAATACACATATTAGGATATACTCTAGATTAATTatcctgtgaaggattggtgccccctccagggtgtgttcccaccttgcgtccagtgattccaggtagactccggacccaccgccgccctgaactggataaggaatGTAGATTAAATCTGTCTGTGTGGAGAGGGTAAAGAAGTTGTGGAGGCTAAGCtatcagacagccagggtttcataTGTCACAAACCTGAGAAACCAATCCCTTCAGCTCGCAGTGTGGGATTATTGGAGAGGGAGAGGTGGGTAGAGATAGAGATGGGTATTTCACATTCATAGATCCGTGCTGCGTACTGAAAATAGGTGACGGGCGTAACAGCTAGGTTTAGTCTCTAGGTTTAAAGAGCCATAATCCCAACAGAAGAGGACGCTATTGCATCCCCCTCTACATCTTACAACTCAGAAGAAAAGGACAGTGAGGGCAAGGTATGTGTCtgtacagtaaataaatacacctgtgctatatataacattttaatacaCGTTTTgatgttattatttaaaataaaacatttatttagcgTGTTGTTGAACTATCGCCTATTATCTAGCATATATTATACCTTGGGACGAAAAGATAAGCTTTGTTTTGGTTCAGAAAAGACAAGGTACGCTTTAAAAGGTATTTGTTATTAAATGAATATTTGCTAATGTTtactatattaatatttattgtgtcattttaatatttagacCCGCATTTAACAGTTGTATTTCTGATAACGTTCTGTTTCTGTGGGGTCACCGCAAAGCATTATGGTTAATGTAGTTTTAACGCGTGAACGGCAGCaggacctttttttttattatttattttaatttaataatgataCTCTTTAAACTCATTCAGCTAGTAAATGACATCAAAAATATGATTCCACTTCTTAGCTATAAGCTAATTTGCTTCATTCCCAGAGTGACATTTAATAAAAGCTGTGTATTTTTTTAGAGGAATTTCCTAAAAATGGCTTTTAAACTTAATTTGAATAatcttaatatttttattctgtatttaaatatgtagatgtgtataaaatgttttagCATGTTGATATACAATTACTAAGGTTCAATATTATGAAATTAATATTCTAATTATATCAAACCTCAACTATCCTTAAATATATAACTCTATCTGCTAATTACCTATAATAATTGGTGAATAACTaaataactgatatcacaaagTTTGATAATGTAGAGAGTGAAGTCATTTATAAGTTAACGTTTTCCCACACATACTGCAGTAATGTAATTATACATCCTATTTGTAATGTATAGAATAATTATTTTCCTAAGAGAAATCATGATGGCGCTGTCACACCACTGTCCTGGGTTTGTGGTTTTAAGCCTCACTCAGattattgtgttctccctgtgtctgtttggatttcctccaggttcctcccacagtccaaacacacacaccaatagaTAGTGTGACCGAGCAAAAGTggccacaggtgagagtgactgggtgtgtgtgtaaaaattttaattactcCTCCAGTTGACCAGATGTTAGTGACTGAGATGACCagaacattcattatctgtaagcgcttatccaattcagggtcgcggtgtgtccagagcttatctggaatcattgggtgcaaggcaggaatacaccctggagggggcgccagtcattcacagggcaacacacacacacacacacacacacacacacacacacacacacactcaacacttatggacacttttgagtcgccaatccgcctaccaatgtgtgtttttggtctgtgggagaaaaccagagcacctggaggaaacccacgcggacagcacacaccaactcctcacagacagtcacccagagcgggaatcgaacccatagaTCAcacaaccctggagctgtgtgattgtgacatgctgcgccaccatgccacccatgaTCAAGACAGTCTCATTATTTGATTTATTGTTCCTGGAAGGGTTTCTGCAGGTATCTGTGTTCTGCAGAATACACCACAATGTCCTGCGTTAAAGAGGAGAGTGAGGACTTCAGTGTGATGGAGGGAGTGGAGCTGAAGACAGAAGACGAGAAGTTAAAGGAGATGAAGGAGGGTCCGTCTAGGGTTTTTATGCAGTTTGGTTTGTTCACTGTTGTCCAGTTTGTTCTCTGAATTACATTTCTGTAGTTCACAACAAACTTACACTTAAACTCCCAACGGCAACAAGTGCCACTTTTCAGTTACCTACTGCACTCTAGAATCAAGAGTGCAATCATTAgacatttaatttcttttttgatGCATTTTTCTCTCATACAACTTTTCTTTTGATGTATTTGTATCATTACACAGTTACATAATGCTAGCACGTCTAGAGGATTCACAATGTTACATGCTCATTTTTCCAAGCTGTATTTATTACTAATGGCAGCTTTGCATAGacaatgatttttaaatcaTGTTAAGACTTATATACACTGAAAAAGACTATACTGAAATATAAGATAAAAATACTATACTGAAATGTTCATAAATTCAGGGTAATATATGCTTATGGTGGCAGCTCCCCGTGTCTTCAAACGTAGTTATTATGTCTCTAACTTAAAGTAttagtatatatttaaaacaagttAAACACAATGACTGTCCTGTTTTTTTCTAGAAACATTACAAATAGACATCAAGGAGGAGCACAAACCAGAAGCGAAACGATTTAAggaagaaaaccagagcacagaGCCTGGAAACAGCTTCAGCGAAGAATCCCTGCTTAAACATCACCTGAAAACTCATGCTGGAGAGAAGCAGATTCCCGGCCGTAAAGGACTTTCAAGATCAAGCAGCTGTCAAACTTCCAAGAAGATTCAGTCTAAAAAATCAGTGTTTACCTGCTCCGAGTGCGGGAAAGGTTTTTCCAAATCGAACCACCTTAAAAACCACTTAATGTTTCATGCTACAGAAAAACCCTTTCCCTGCTCTGACTGTGGAAAAACATTCGCCTCATCAAGCGACCTCAAATGCCATGTAATGACTCACACTGGCATAAAGCCGTTAGCTTGCTCAGTGTGCGGAAAGTGGTTCACAGCCTTGGGGAACCTCAAAACTCACATGAAGATTCATACTGGAGAGAAGCCCTTCTCCTGCGCTCAGTGTGGCAGGGGTTTTCTGACATCGTCCTGCTTTAAAACCCACATGTTTATTCATATCGGAGAAAAACCTTTCACCTGCTCTGACTGCGGAAAAGCTTTCACAAAATCGAGTAACCTTAAACGCCATGTCATGATTCATACTGGAGAAAAGCCGTTTACCTGTTCCAAGTGCGGAAAAGGTTTTATAACACTGGGCAACCTTAAAACTCACATGCTGATCCATAATGGTGACAAGCCATTCAGGTGCACAGAGTGCAGCCGAGGTTTTTCAAAATCCAATCATCTCAAAACCCACAAACTGACTCACAGTGGAGAAAAGCTGTTCACATGCTCTGAATGCGGACGATGTTTTACAACATTAGGCAACCTTAGAACTCACATGATGAttcacactggtgagaagcccTTCACGTGCACTCAGTGTGGCAAGGGCTTTTTGACATCGTCCATCTTTAAAATACACATGatgattcacactggagaaCGCCCTTTTACCTGCTCCGAGTGCGGGAAAGGATTTTTCAAATCAAGCCATCTTAAAAACCACACTGTTATTCATACCGGAGAAAGGCCATTTCCCTGCTCTGAGTGCGGAAGAAGATTTAAAACATCCAGCCACCTTAGAACTCACCTGATGATTCATACTGGAGAGAAGCCCTTCACCTGCACTCAGTGTGGGAAGAGCTTTTCCAGGTCGTTTGACTATAAAACCCATATGATGATTCATACCAGAGTAAAGCCTTTTACGTGTTCTGTGTGTGGCAGAGGTTTTTCTAAATCAAACCACCTTAAAACCCACATGCGAATTCACACTCGAGAAAACTGCAATACCTGAATCAGCATCACCCACAGGATGACACAGGAACGAAGAGGTGGTGCTGCCACATGGCTTAGGGATCCTAGGTATCTGGGTTCGAGCCTCACATCGCTCCTGAGTCCCGAGCCCAGGGGAAATGTGAGGGCTGCATCAGGAAGAGGAGCCAGTGGCAGGTCTGCTCCAGGCTCTTTGGTCGTGTAGGCCGCTGTGGTGACTAGGGATGAGCTTGATGAATCGATTATGATTTGGCATTTAGTAAATGAATTTAGATTGTCTTTATTAGAGCTTAaaaaagagtttaaaaaaaaacagttccattcctgattcttggaagcttggttctttccagtgaaacACCATGTTTCTACACGTTTAGAGGGGAACCGAGGATATTTCATCAGCGGgggtgctgctgtgtctgaagaCAGCGTCAGAGCCACAGATAAACTGTCAGAGTCgtgacagggtcattgtttatgctgtttactgtggagtcagatcagagtgaggtataacactgtgtaaatgttgctgagttcagaggcgtcctgctgagcttgtgaacagcggagaaacgtaaccaacACAGAGCTGCGGCTCTGACCAATGCCCACGGTGTTGCTCCAAACAcaaccccagaaacacacacaaattgagtgtgttcctgctttatttcctattatttgtttttatgaagCAGTGTAAATGACTGTGTTCAACTCCACTGGGGAATAACActgtgtgtgaggctctgagtTCTTTCCTAGACTGACCCTCCACACGGCCATGGTCCATGTCACGGTTCGCCCTGAAAAACCAACCCTTCTTCAGCTGGGAATGTACTTTTCTGGTTTGCAAAGAATTTGCTAAATTCATTATTAAGGGAACAGAAAATTAATTTAGTGTTTTTATCCTGTGGAAAAGCAGTACAAAACACTGGATACAGTATGGTGTAGGCTATTTAATTTTTCTTGCACAAGTGGCATTGAGTCAATGTAGAAACGCAAGGTGTTTACTGTCACTGGGAACCTTTTATAATCTCTATTATGTTCACTTCCTCTAATCTTATGTTAAGTCACTTTTTTACTCTTAAAAGCTGAAGTAACTGCAGAGTGCTTTTACAGCTGATGATAACCGTGCAGATGTGTTGAGGTAAAATTtcagagtaaaataaaaataattttacacacCCGTAGgagcagagaaagaggaaacGATCCTGTTTCTTTAAGAAATTCGTAAAATTGAATAAAGTTCAAAGAAACTACTGACAAGCCCGCTGTCATCTTTACGTTTTGTGAGAAAAACTATTTGAATgagtgttgttattattattataattaatattattaataagcaATATATAAAAGGTGTAGGTGTGCGATATGGAGTTATAAAATAAGGCCAGTGTCTGTTTAaagttaattaaataattgtaatgtaaatacacatttaatatCTGTAGAAACCTACGTAATCACACGTAATGTTGTGCGCATGTGCAGTCTGGTTGTGGCAGTAGGCCGCGCTGTAGTCCCTCGGTTCGGGTTCCTCGTCAGTGAGATGGTCAGGTCGTGCTGCGTGATCGGCTGCACGAATAAGACCCACGATCGGAAGGGCAACAGGATCAACCCCGGCGCGAGGTTCTTCAGCTTCCCCACCTGGAAGAAGGGCTACGGGCCGCAGGTAGAGGAGATCTCCCGGAGGCGGCGGATGGCTTGGGTCGCGGCGGTCAGGCGGAAAAACATCACATTCTCCAAAATATCCGGCTGCATGTACGTCTGCTCCAGACATTTCTACAAGGGTAAGATAGGGACCGTTGTGGTTGAAATTAAgactttgtgttgttttggatGAGCAGGCATGTCAGGTTAGCAGAAAAGGTTCACCCTCATCTGTCCAGCAGGCGTTCTGTGGGCCTCAGTAGTATTATTAATGAGCAACTGCGCcctgagacacttttttttttgtctcagttGCAGTGGGtgattttgtaaaattaaaacaaagtcCCACCCCCTACATCCAGAACCACTTTTGCAAAAGCCCCACTGAGTACAGCACACATTCCTGTTTGCCCACTGTTTACACCCGTTTTACCAGTGACCTCTCGCCACTTTTACCAGTGACCTCTCGCCAGTTTTACCAGTGACCTCTCGCCAGTTTTACTAATGATCTCTCGCCAGTTTTACCAGTGACCTCAACTGCATCAGCGGGATTAAGTTAAATTTAATTAGTTAACATCAATAATTCATGACCCATAAATAACGttgtaaaataatttcaaaGCAACCAATAAAGTTATTGTTGGCTAAATCTTAAATCAAGTACTTCCAAGTCCTTGCTTAGATCAAACTTGTTCATTTTCTTCTTATTAAATAATGAAGATTATTTACTTTGCAACAAATAACCCCACAAGGTCAAAATACAcctgaatttaatttaaactcAGATAGGAACAAAAACTGCTGTCATTAAGGCAGATGATCTAATTTAAGTTAATTTGGTCTATATTGTATTATGCATTGGCTTATCATGCAAACAACACTGAATGTGTGGAACAGGGCAACAGTTGATTTGTAGTGTGTTTATGGTTTACAGTTTTGAACAATATTTTAGTActgttataaaacaaaaaacatccctagaactgtgtatttttaaagctcaTAAACAAGAGAGCTGTGATATGGATGAGAAAATATGATCAGATCCGGTAGATTGAGCATTTACTGCATCTGTGCTAGATAATGCACAGtccttaaatattattttatttaaaaaaaaattttaattattttattgcatACAATAAACATATTCCATTCAgttttttctaatgtttttaattttattaattcactGTAAAACAGTTTGTGAAATCACTCTAAGAATATTTCATGACATAACAAAAGTTTAGCTGCTTGTATTCATCTACAATAAACTCTTCCATGAAACAACGCCTCCAAAGAACTTTAAATCACCTTCTGGCCTGGTCCACTTTtttatatgattattatttatttaggagagttgaaaaatatttctctctctctctctctctctctctctctctctatatatatatatatatatatatatatatatatatatatatatatatatatatatatatatatttttgtgtgtgtgtaaacttaAGGTTAATCTGTATTTAAAGGCTACTCTTTTGCCTTTTATTTACTGTTCACTCTGTCTTATATatcttgtgtgtttgtacatttttaagtgATTTCTATTTTTACCTTCAACTGTGTATTCCGTTTTACAACCTCTGGGTACACAGTGTAAGAATTGGAAATGCCAGTGTAATGTGCTTCTCGTCACTGAATATATGTACATACTGCTTAGTTTTATCCAGTGTACCTTGAAGTAATGCCaggtatttaaaatcatttaaatattaactATCAACTTTTAactaaaactacaaaaaaacaaacacaacgtcCATACCATGGAAAAACTACATGTTTAGCTTTCTTCCGTGGATATTatgtctttattttcaaagtgtctcaaaaatctaaaaggctcactaaagacacaatataactatatataactagactattgatatccagaagatgaagacatttttctgtggaatttttatataattgccctataaacatagcattgaacatgatagaatgtgtggggaaattgtgcatttggctaaattcattggacattatataaaatgattCTTGATATTTATATCAAGGTTGTTATCGAATATCtcaagaaatataacaaaaacgTTTTTGATGTTCTTCCTTTTTATTGTCAAGTTTTCACAtcaataacaaaaacatttcCATGTCATTTCAGGTGAACCTGCGTACGAGATGATGGAAAACGACCAGGACTGGGCACCATCCCTCCATCTGGGATACACCGACACTGGGTGctgtgtaaaagaaaataaatggaagCAGCTGAGGAGGAGCCCACTGCATCTGGCTGAGACGGGAACATTCCAGGCTGGAGAATGCAGCCAGGTAGACACTGAGGAGGGGACACAGACTGAATGTAACTTGTGTGTGCTCAGGTTTGCAGAAACAAATCTcctgttggtggaaaactgagAGAAATGCAATCTTGGTGGACTAACAACAATCAAGCctagaaaaatctgaaaaatgtaATGTGTGGGGCATCTCATGCTTTCAAAACCAATTTGGATTATTAAAGACTTGTGGCGTGTGCCaggcacaagtcagaaaacatggtgTAAAACAAGTCTACACAGTTAAAGATTGGTTCATGTTGGAAGACTGATGTTGAGGAACAGTCACTTGACGTGGGTTCAAGGACAAGTCTTTAATTGAGAAAAGTGTAAACtcaacatttctctctgtgtaaCGTTTTTAATACGGGAAATGAGCAAACGTGCAAGTAAATTTGAAGGAACGAATCACATATGTTGTGCATATAGCTCAAATCTAACTAGTTTCACCTTCACTCTTTCACTGTGTTAATGGAGGTGAAAGGGGATTAAATGTTTAGCACACTTATTTTATAGGTGATGTACacaactgtgaaataaaaattcAGATAATTCCTCTCCATTTACTGCTCTCCAGTCGGTTTGCGGTGCAAGGTTTTTTCCACATACATTCACTTTGTCCTGTGTCCCCCACaggaagaagaggagaaaaTGTCCTGTGTGAAAGAGGAGAGTGTAGATATCAGTGTGATGGAGGAGTTTCAGGTGAAGACGGAAGATGAGGAGAAGGAGGCAATTCAGCTGATAATAGATGACAGCGTGTTGGAGGCGTTTCAGCTGAAGATGGAAGACGAGGAATTAAAGGAGATGAAGAAAGGTCAGTCTGGTGTTATTATACAGTTTGTTTCATTCAATGTAGTGAAAACGATGAACTAAATTCCTGTACCTTTGGTTTTACTATAACTCCAATTTCACAACAGCAGTGTTTCCATCCAATTACTTAGTGCACCGTTTGATAAAAACTGCAGTTCCTAGGCCTTAAACTTAAAACTATTTAGTGTAAATATTGATTAACTTTTAGTTTTAAAAGTCTTTACACTAAAGGGGCTAATACGATGATATTTAAGAGCACTACCACACCCATTTTCATCATATATATCATACATATACATCATTTCAAATTGCTGCTGATGTGTCTCTGAACACTTTAACCTGccagaggagaatgcaaacagaCAAATAGAGTTTGTGTAGATGAAAAGATTGCTTTATACAGTTATTTGCAAGAGATTGCTTTTTACTGTAAGCATACACCGTAGTTTGACAGACGTTTGAAACAGGATAGTAAACAATGTCAGAGTCGATAAATTAGACCAAacttatcaataaataaatatatcagaaTTTAACGCAATAGTAGGTAGACTCTTTatgttaaaattacagcttcaatattGTAATAGTCCAATGAGCTGTAATGGGGAGAATAGAGCTAcattgggctcagcactgcagaaagtgcattATGTAAGTTTTGGTGGAAGGTAAGAAACCGCTCCTCTTCCCTTCCCTTCAAGAACCGAGAAgacagaacagagcaaaaacgaCTAAAACCAAgtcttctgctcctcgctcctcactgctgtggggtcggggtgaacagcgagtgactcattatcatttaaaagaacagtgtTATGTGTTAATCCTTATTTACACTTaagaaatcaacaaaatatgtaatttgaccagaatgaatcagaataaaacattttcttacAATATATGAAGCAGATTTTGTCACTGAGTCTCTTAATGGTCTTTTAagggtttaattt from Hoplias malabaricus isolate fHopMal1 chromosome 2, fHopMal1.hap1, whole genome shotgun sequence encodes the following:
- the LOC136677126 gene encoding gastrula zinc finger protein XlCGF57.1-like, which translates into the protein MSCVKEESEDFSVMEGVELKTEDEKLKEMKEETLQIDIKEEHKPEAKRFKEENQSTEPGNSFSEESLLKHHLKTHAGEKQIPGRKGLSRSSSCQTSKKIQSKKSVFTCSECGKGFSKSNHLKNHLMFHATEKPFPCSDCGKTFASSSDLKCHVMTHTGIKPLACSVCGKWFTALGNLKTHMKIHTGEKPFSCAQCGRGFLTSSCFKTHMFIHIGEKPFTCSDCGKAFTKSSNLKRHVMIHTGEKPFTCSKCGKGFITLGNLRTHMMIHTGEKPFTCTQCGKGFLTSSIFKIHMMIHTGERPFTCSECGKGFFKSSHLKNHTVIHTGERPFPCSECGRRFKTSSHLRTHLMIHTGEKPFTCTQCGKSFSRSFDYKTHMMIHTRVKPFTCSVCGRGFSKSNHLKTHMRIHTRENCNT